Proteins encoded in a region of the Pseudochaenichthys georgianus chromosome 20, fPseGeo1.2, whole genome shotgun sequence genome:
- the LOC117466035 gene encoding cytochrome P450 2U1-like, producing the protein MFAYFILPWICVFFFILRLKFRRPKNFPPGPTPLPILGNLLNLSVHNPMRDLETRLVLADYGPSWKEQRHFAVTTLWNLGLGTESMEQRILRELHFTMETLEKSIASYVSTQGTVVIPNMKSVLNEEGQWKFPHEFNPENFLNDEGEFVQPEAFMPFCAGPRMCPGERLAQMKFFFIIVTLLRKFKFIWPEDAGEPDYTPVMGVTLSPHPYRIKVQLRTTQYIIFVHTAGDTT; encoded by the exons ATGTTTGCTTATTTCATCCTACCATGGATCTGTGTTTTCTTCTTTATTCTCCGTCTCAAATTTCGGAGACCCAAGAATTTTCCTCCAGGTCCTACTCCATTACCCATACTGGGGAACCTTTTGAACCTCAGCGTGCACAACCCCATGAGAGACTTGGAgacaa GACTAGTTCTGGCGGACTACGGTCCTAGCTGGAAGGAGCAGCGTCATTTTGCTGTGACGACGTTGTGGAATTTGGGCCTTGGGACAGAGTCGATGGAGCAAAGGATTCTACGAGAGCTGCATTTCACAATGGAAACACTGGAAAAGAGCATCG CAAGTTATGTTTCTACTCAGGGTACTGTGGTTATCCCGAACATGAAGTCAGTACTGAACGAGGAAGGACAGTGGAAATTTCCTCATGAATTCAACCCTGAAAACTTCCTAAATGACGAGGGAGAGTTTGTCCAGCCAGAGGCCTTCATGCCTTTCTGTGCTG GTCCTCGCATGTGTCCTGGAGAGCGTCTGGCTCAGATGAAGTTCTTCTTCATCATTGTGACCCTGCTGAGGAAGTTTAAGTTCATCTGGCCTGAAGATGCAGGAGAGCCAGACTACACCCCCGTGATGGGAGTCACTCTGTCTCCTCACCCATACCGCATAAAGGTCCAACTCAGGACTACGCAGTACATTATCTTTGTTCACACAGCAGGAGACACT ACCTAA
- the gjd4 gene encoding gap junction delta-4 protein, translating into MTESSASEVIFISVNHNLTLMGKVWFIVMIFLRVLILLFAGYPLYQDEQERFVCNTLQPGCANVCYDLFSPVSLFRFWLVQLITLSVPYFIFIIYVVHKVSNGLTVDLISSGHIKALPLFKNHQESFSKTSVNKMAEQAWARRYTGAYILQLLFRTLLEAGFGAAHYYLFGFYIPRRFLCQQSPCTTQVDCYISRPTEKTVMLNFMLGVAALSLFLNVLDFICAIKRSVRQKIKRKMIVEKIYEEEQCFLSGSGATRVIDPNASLAQQDQESEAGPTGSFRKRGDSKGSCAGGVLALGQEPACLERASLSHYPGCNTNGNNGYFVTQEEALERNGSEVALCPPEPLGTPRSIRVSKRNRLKPPPPPRRDFGSARPFGDVSTATEICTRRMGQYTLVALASGTELQTNDDGQEKRSEWV; encoded by the exons ATGACAGAATCAAGTGCCTCTGAGGTCATCTTCATCTCTGTCAATCACAACCTCACCTTGATGG GGAAGGTGTGGTTCATTGTGATGATCTTCCTCCGTGTCCTGATCCTCCTCTTCGCTGGTTATCCTCTCTACCAGGATGAGCAGGAGCGATTTGTGTGCAACACCCTTCAGCCCGGCTGTGCCAACGTGTGCTATGATCTGTTTTCTCCCGTCTCTCTCTTCCGCTTCTGGCTGGTGCAGCTCATCACCTTGTCTGTGCCCTACTTCATTTTTATCATCTACGTAGTCCATAAGGTCTCGAATGGCCTCACTGTGGACCTGATCTCCTCGGGTCACATCAAAGCTTTGCCGTTGTTCAAGAACCACCAGGAGTCCTTCAGCAAGACATCTGTAAACAAGATGGCTGAGCAAGCGTGGGCCAGGCGCTACACAGGAGCATATATCCTCCAACTGTTGTTCAGAACATTGCTGGAAGCAGGGTTTGGGGCAGCTCACTACTACCTGTTTGGTTTCTACATCCCCAGGAGGTTCCTGTGCCAACAGTCACCGTGCACCACCCAGGTGGACTGCTACATCTCCAGGCCCACTGAGAAGACTGTGATGCTCAACTTCATGCTCGGTGTGGCTGCTCTTTCCCTTTTCCTAAACGTGCTGGATTTCATCTGCGCCATCAAACGCTCCGTGCGGCAGAAGATCAAGAGAAAAATGATTGTGGAGAAGATTTATGAAGAAGAGCAGTGTTTCCTTTCAGGCAGTGGAGCCACTAGAGTTATAGACCCAAACGCCTCCCTGGCTCAGCAGGATCAAGAGTCTGAGGCTGGTCCCACAGGGAGTTTCCGAAAGAGGGGAGACAGCAAGGGATCCTGCGCAGGGGGGGTGCTTGCTTTGGGTCAGGAACCCGCCTGCCTGGAGCGTGCCTCTCTTTCACACTACCCAGGCTGCAACACCAACGGAAACAACGGCTACTTTGTTACCCAGGAGGAGGCTCTGGAAAGGAACGGCAGTGAGGTGGCTCTATGCCCCCCAGAGCCACTGGGGACACCTAGATCCATTCGTGTTAGCAAACGCAACCGATTAAAACCGCCACCTCCACCAAGAAGAGATTTTGGGTCAGCAAGGCCCTTTGGGGACGTTTCCACAGCCACAGAAATTTGTACCAGAAGGATGGGTCAGTACACGCTGGTTGCGCTGGCTAGCGGCACAGAGCTACAGACCAATGATGATGGGCAAGAGAAAAGATCAGAGTGGGTGTGA
- the fzd8a gene encoding frizzled-8a — protein sequence MDLFGIYLLLSLALLPRSSCTTAKEITCQEIAVPLCKGIGYNYTYMPNQFNHDTQDEAGLEVHQFWPLVEIQCSPDLKFFLCSMYTPICLDDYKKPLPPCRSVCERARAGCAPLMRQYGFPWPDRMKCDLLPVQGNPDTLCMDYNRTDSTTVSPVLSKPTNHPGKGYNPPKNKPSRPGASGKYKPPAAPCEPGCKCLEPMVPVNTDRHPLYNRVKTGQITNCAMPCHNPYFTHDERAFTAFWIGLWSVLCFVSTFATVATFLIDMERFKYPERPIIFLSACYMFVSVGYIVRLIAGHEKVACNREFDLEHIHYETTGPALCTVVFLLIYFFGMASSIWWVILSLTWFLAAGMKWGNEAIASYSQYFHLAAWLIPSMKSIAVLALSSVDGDSVAGICYVGNQNLDNLRGFVLAPLVIYLFIGTMFLLAGFVSLFRIRSVIKQGGTKTDKLEKLMIRIGIFTVLYTVPATIIVACYFYEQHNRQSWEITHNCSNCLLERDRRSPDYAVFMLKYFMCLLVGITSGVWIWSGKTLDSWRTFCTRCCWGSKGTSGSMYSDVSTGLTWRSGTASSVSCPKQMPLSQV from the coding sequence ATGGATCTGTTTGGGATTTACCTGCTCCTCTCCCTCGCTCTCCTGCCCCGATCCAGCTGCACCACGGCCAAGGAGATCACCTGCCAGGAGATAGCCGTGCCCCTGTGCAAAGGGATCGGCTACAACTACACCTACATGCCTAACCAGTTTAACCACGACACGCAGGACGAGGCTGGACTGGAGGTGCACCAGTTCTGGCCTCTGGTTGAGATCCAGTGTTCCCCGGACCTGAAGTTCTTCCTGTGCAGCATGTACACCCCGATCTGTCTGGATGACTATAAGAAACCTCTGCCCCCGTGCCGGAGCGTGTGTGAGAGAGCCCGGGCTGGCTGTGCGCCTCTCATGCGGCAGTACGGCTTCCCCTGGCCAGACAGGATGAAGTGTGACCTGCTGCCGGTGCAAGGCAACCCCGACACTCTGTGCATGGACTACAACAGAACCGACTCCACCACAGTTTCCCctgtcctctccaaaccaaccaaCCACCCCGGTAAGGGTTACAATCCTCCTAAAAATAAGCCCAGCCGACCCGGCGCGTCTGGGAAATACAAGCCGCCTGCCGCCCCCTGTGAGCCGGGGTGCAAGTGTTTGGAGCCCATGGTGCCTGTGAACACGGACCGTCACCCGCTCTACAACCGGGTCAAAACAGGTCAGATCACAAACTGTGCCATGCCTTGCCACAATCCCTACTTTACGCACGACGAGAGAGCATTCACCGCTTTTTGGATAGGACTTTGGTCCGTGTTGTGTTTCGTGTCAACTTTTGCCACAGTAGCCACTTTCCTCATCGACATGGAGAGGTTCAAATATCCAGAGAGACCCATCATCTTCCTCTCAGCGTGCTACATGTTCGTGTCAGTGGGCTACATTGTGAGACTGATCGCGGGACATGAGAAAGTGGCGTGTAACCGGGAGTTTGACCTGGAGCACATCCACTATGAGACCACCGGCCCCGCACTGTGCACCGTGGTCTTCctgcttatttattttttcgGCATGGCCAGCTCCATCTGGTGGGTCATCCTGTCTCTGACCTGGTTCCTCGCAGCCGGGATGAAGTGGGGTAACGAGGCGATCGCCAGTTACTCCCAGTACTTCCACCTGGCGGCCTGGCTCATCCCCAGCATGAAATCCATCGCGGTGCtggcgctgagctccgtggacgGAGACTCCGTGGCTGGCATCTGCTACGTGGGGAACCAGAACTTGGACAACTTGCGAGGCTTCGTTCTAGCCCCTTTGgtgatttatttattcataGGCACTATGTTCCTCCTGGCCGGATTTGTGTCTCTGTTCAGGATCCGCAGCGTCATCAAACAGGGTGGcaccaaaacagacaaactggaGAAGCTGATGATAAGAATTGGCATCTTCACTGTGCTTTACACGGTGCCAGCCACTATCATAGTAGCCTGTTACTTTTATGAACAACACAACAGGCAGAGCTGGGAGATCACACACAACTGCTCCAACTGTTTACTGGAGAGGGACCGCAGGAGCCCGGACTATGCCGTTTTTATGTTAAAGTACTTTATGTGCCTTTTAGTGGGCATCACGTCCGGGGTGTGGATCTGGTCTGGGAAAACGTTGGACTCTTGGAGGACTTTTTGCACCAGATGCTGCTGGGGCAGTAAAGGCACTAGCGGCTCCATGTACAGTGACGTGAGCACCGGACTAACGTGGAGGTCAGGCACGGCCAGCTCTGTGTCTTGCCCCAAGCAGATGCCATTGTCCCAGGTTTGA